The sequence below is a genomic window from Vicinamibacteria bacterium.
CCGGTCGAGCCCGATCCGGCGAGCCCGATCGTGCTCGTGGGGGACAGTCACGACCTCGTTTTCCATGGAGGTGAGGACATGCATGCGAAGGGCTCGGGTCTCGTCGATCAACTGGCGTACGAGCTCGGCGTCCCGCTCGACCTCGTAGCGGTGCGCGGTAGCGGGGCGACTCCAGCGCGAGTCAACCTCCTGAGGCGCGCTCAGCGAGACCCGGACTACTGGACGCGAAAGCGGCTGTTGATCTGGTGTTTCGCCGCCCGGGAGTTCACCGAGGCCGACGGATGGGGCCTCGTGCCAATTACGCCGTAGACAGCGGTCAGGCCGGTTCCAGTTTTGTTTTGAGGGCCTATCGCTCCTGCTCTTCTTCGAACGGATTGAGCAGACTCACACCGCACTCCTCGAAATCATCCACGTTCCGAGTAGCGACCGCGAAGCGGTTTGCTCGCGCGATCGAGGCGATCTGCCCGTCGAGGATCGACATCGGGCGACCGAGCGTCTTGCGGCGTCCCATCACCTCACCGTATGCACGTGCGGCTTCTAGGTCGAAGCCCAGAATCCGCCGATCGAACCCGTCGGCAATGAACTTTTCGAAGCGAGCCTCGAGCGAGCGTCGCCGTTTCCCATCCGGCATGGCGTAGAGGCCGTAGCCGATCTCTGCGAGCGAAATCGACGATAAGTAGAGTGTCGTCGTTTCCTGACGGTTCAGCCAGTCGATCACCGAACGTTTCGGCGATGGCTTCATCATCTCGGAAACGACGTTCGTATCGAGAACGATCATTCATCGACGCTCATGGGCTCGTGAGGCCCTCGCGGTGGCAGTTCTAAATCGACGCCGTCCTCTCCGAAGTACTCGAGAGCGAGGTCACCCAGCCGCTCTGGAGCAGAAACCGCGCGCCGGAGAATCTGACGAACCTCTTCTTCCATCGAGACACCGTGTTTCGCCGCGCGAATCCTTAGCAACTCGTAAACTTCGTCGTCAATCCTTCTGACACTAATGCTTGCCATGCCCAATGCTAGCACAGTGCTAGCATTGCACTCCAGTGCTAGCAGACCCAGCACTCCCGGTGAAATGCTAGCTTCTTCCGCGCCCCAGGTACATGATACCTAGCCGCTTGAAAGCTCCGTCAATCGACGGGGAGGTGGGACTTCTCGTGAGGCGGATTCGGCATGAATGTGCTAAACGGTCGTATGGGGACGCTGGGTATTCCCCCGTATCGAGCTGCCCAGATCGTTTCGGAGAAACACCATGATGAACGTTGCTTTCCTTCTGAGTTCGATGCTGCTCCTGCAAACTCTCGATGCGACCGAACAGTTGTTGCGCGATCTCACCGATGCCCACGGCGTCCCGGGGTTCGAGGGGGAGGTTCGGGACATTCTGCGGCGCGAGTGGCAGCCGGTGTTGTCCAACTTGCGCACGGACGGCATCGGGAACCTTCTCGGTGAACGCCGCGGGAGCGCCGATTCCCCGAGGGTGCTCCTCATGGTCGAAGGGCTCACCGCCGACGAGGTCCGGAAGATCACGACGTACTGACAATCCTTACGTTCCACGCGACGGCCTCGGCTCGCTTACCCGCTCGGCTTCGTTCGCTCGAGCTGACGGGCGAGGCGCCGCCGATTCTCGTTGATGCGTGACGGGAGCTCCCCGCCCAGCTCGTAGAGCTGATCGATCACGAGAGCGATGCGCTTCTTGAGCTCGGCGTCGCCCGATCGAAGCGCTTCCTCGACATGGCGATCGTACTCCTTGCGGGCGGCCTTCAGCTCGCGGAGCGCTCGCCGGCAAGAAAGGCAGTGTTTCGGAAGAGAGTCGACCCAGAACCCATACTCCTCGTACCAGACGTGCTGCTCCTCTGCGGTGAACCCGAACTTCTCGCCGCAGCGGTCGCATGGAAAGACCGCGTCGACGTACCAATACCGGGGACACATGGAGCAATTCTGATTCTCGGGATTGGCCCGGACCGCGCTCTCGAAGTCCAGGTGGAGGGCCCGGTAGAAGAAATGGGTGGGCATGTCACGAGGATCCACGCGTCCGAAATCACCCACGTGAAGAAGCTTAGAGCGAAGGCCACCGGAATTTCCAGCTCGTCGCCGCGTCGTCCGAGCCGCACTTCCGGCTCACTCGACTCGAGCGCCGCGCTCCTTCAAGAGCTCGCGGAGAACCGACCGGTGGCATCGTGACTCATCCTTGCAGTAACACCCGACCGAGAAGCTCGATTGGCGTGACATTGCGGCGAGGAGATCGAGGATCCGGACCTTGTCCGGAGCCGCCATCTCGGCGCGATATTTCTTCACGAACGCGGCCCACTGCCGCTCGGTGCTCGCTGCTTTCGCGAGCTTGACGGCTTGAGCGCTCGGGGCGAGCTCGGGGAACCAGACATCGTACCAGTTCTGCGCGGCGTGCTGGCTCTTCGGGACCCCGCGAGGCGGGTGTCTCACGGTACCGATGCGCAGGCCTTCGCCGCGTTTTCGATTCGTACCCAGCCTGACGATGCGTACACTCATTGGCCCACCTCAGAATGTCTTTCGTAGGTGGTAGTCGGTGTGCCCCGGCGGGTAGTCCGGGAGCGTGGCATACACTTCGTAGCCGAAACGACGGTAGAAGTCCGGCGCCTGGAAGTCGAACGTGCTGAGGAACGCCCCACGGGCTCCGCTCGACACCGCTTCGCGCTCGGCCTTCGCGAGGAGCTGCCGACCCAAACCGCGTCCGCGAAACTCTTCAGCCAACCACAGGTCGGTGATGTGAAGCCAACCGCCCCACACGGTGCCAAGGAGCCCTCCCTGGATGGCGCGATCGCGGTCGCGCACGAACAGCGCGATGTTCTGGTGCTCCGTCAGTCCCGTAACGGCGAAGTTGAACTGATACAGGCCCTCGCGCACAGCACCGATTTCGTCAGCCGTCGCGCCCGGCTCCGAGGAGATGCTGAGACCTTCGGAATCCAGCTGCATCGTTAGCCTCCCTGCTTTTGCAGAAAATCGAAGCGGATGACCTTATTGGGATCGCCTGACCGGTAGCTTTGAACGAACGTGTGGTCGATCGCGACTTCGACGCTCCAGCCTTCGACGAGCTCCTTCAGCGGTGGCACCGGCGCGATTTCCGGATAGCCACCAGCCGGGAACTCGTCAAACAGTCGATCCAGGAACGGAGCTACCAATTGCTCGTATCGCTCCTGCGCTGAGGACCGCTCCGACATGAGGCGATCGAGGGATGTCATGGGGGCGGGATACTTCCGAGGAGACTGATATCCCGTCCAGATCGCGTCTGCCGGAAATACGAA
It includes:
- a CDS encoding Arc family DNA-binding protein, with the protein product MASISVRRIDDEVYELLRIRAAKHGVSMEEEVRQILRRAVSAPERLGDLALEYFGEDGVDLELPPRGPHEPMSVDE
- a CDS encoding type II toxin-antitoxin system VapC family toxin codes for the protein MIVLDTNVVSEMMKPSPKRSVIDWLNRQETTTLYLSSISLAEIGYGLYAMPDGKRRRSLEARFEKFIADGFDRRILGFDLEAARAYGEVMGRRKTLGRPMSILDGQIASIARANRFAVATRNVDDFEECGVSLLNPFEEEQER
- a CDS encoding DUF488 family protein encodes the protein MSVRIVRLGTNRKRGEGLRIGTVRHPPRGVPKSQHAAQNWYDVWFPELAPSAQAVKLAKAASTERQWAAFVKKYRAEMAAPDKVRILDLLAAMSRQSSFSVGCYCKDESRCHRSVLRELLKERGARVE
- a CDS encoding GNAT family N-acetyltransferase — its product is MQLDSEGLSISSEPGATADEIGAVREGLYQFNFAVTGLTEHQNIALFVRDRDRAIQGGLLGTVWGGWLHITDLWLAEEFRGRGLGRQLLAKAEREAVSSGARGAFLSTFDFQAPDFYRRFGYEVYATLPDYPPGHTDYHLRKTF
- a CDS encoding zinc-ribbon domain containing protein, with translation MPTHFFYRALHLDFESAVRANPENQNCSMCPRYWYVDAVFPCDRCGEKFGFTAEEQHVWYEEYGFWVDSLPKHCLSCRRALRELKAARKEYDRHVEEALRSGDAELKKRIALVIDQLYELGGELPSRINENRRRLARQLERTKPSG